The Sulfolobus islandicus Y.N.15.51 sequence CACAAATTGCGGATTACCTCTTTGTAAAATAACGCTTTTTGTTACCGTCTTTCTTTGATTATCTATAGGGTCGATATAGTCTGCACTGAATGTAATCGTGTATGGTTCCTTTCCAGCAGGTATGACGAAACTTCCATAGACTGCAATTAGCTTTTCTACTATTGGTATTGTTATGGGAAGATCGTAATTAAAAGGCATAAAGCCTTGAGGAACTATTAAATTCAAATTATGTGCATATGTTGATGTGGTTCTTTGGCCCTCAAAAATATTAGGCAATTCAGATATATCTTTTATATGGTAAAATTTTCCTGATGATCTATCTGCTAATTTCTTTAAGATTCTTTCATTATAATTATTGCCTATTCCTATTGTAATTATTTGAGTGTTTGGTGGAATATCAAGTTTTTCATAATCCTTAACGTTCCTCTTATCAGTTGGTTTTCCGTCAGTTAGCATGATGATCTTAGTAGGTACTTGTGATTGTTTAGCTAGGTTAATGGTGAAGCTAACGGCTTCATGAAGCCTAGTGGTATATCCTTTACCTACGTCGAAAGTTATTATTCCTTTAGCTGGTCCTTGATACTTTATTTCAGGATGGTTAGAGAAGAGAATTAGTGTTACGTAGTTTCCCTCATTTAAATTATATAAAAGCTTTTGGGCTGATTGTACTGCAGTATTTAGCTTTTCACCACGCATTGATGGACTGTTATCAATCATTATGATATAGTGTATGCTACTTGTTACTGAACTTTGCTGAGGGGTTATGTAAATGACAAAGCCTACTTCAGTTGGTCTATCGCTATAAGCATAAGTATGTGATTGTTTAAGGTTAATAGCAATAGTCATATCTAAGATATTATAGTAGAAATTTTTAAGTACTATGACGCCTTTTATACAAACATGACATGGAAATGTCCAGTTTGCGGTTATGAAAATGCGGACGACTCTCTATTTTGCATCAAATGTGGTACTAAAAAACCAGAGCAACAAGCAGAGCAAGCTCCAGTACCTTCCGTTGAAAATCAAGCAAGTGGACAACAGTCAGTGGAGCAACAGTCAGCAGCTGAGCAACAACTTGTTCAACAATCTACAACATCAGAACAACAGCCAGTAGCCGAGCAACAGACACCTCAGCAAGTGGTAGTTGAACAGCCTAGTGAACCAAAACTTGAACAGCCTCAGCCAGCTGCAACTACTGTAAGTAAATATTATCTCCTTTTCATCAATACTCCTAATCCAGCATTTAATAAGACTAAATTACCCCTAGATTTCGATATATTTCCCTCAATATCCATAGGTAGAAGTCCAGAAAACGTAATAGTTATCCCAGATCCCGAGGTATCTAGAAAACACGCAATTATTAGTTTTGAGAACAACGAGTTGTACCTAGAGGATCTGAACAGCACTAATGGTACTTATATCTATGATGGAAAAGTATTTCAGCCAGTGAAGGGGAAGGTTAGGGTTCAGCCTAATTCAATTATAAAACTAGGTAATAATACTGTAGTGAGAATTGTGGGAGAATGATGAATTTAGATGAAGTTAAGAGCGTTGTGGGTAGTGCTGTTGAAATGTATAAATCCAAATACGATTCCCCATTTGCGGGAAATTTTGAAGTCAACGGTAACGTGATTTTTGTTGGAGATACTCACGGTGCAATTGACGTTACCAGTAAGGTTTTTTCCGATTTCGCTGATAACGCTGATTTAGTAGTGTTTTTGGGGGATTACGTTGATAGGGGAGAGGATCAATTGGGAAACTTACTCTTAATCTTACGTAAGATGGTAGAGAATCCTAATA is a genomic window containing:
- a CDS encoding VWA domain-containing protein, encoding MTIAINLKQSHTYAYSDRPTEVGFVIYITPQQSSVTSSIHYIIMIDNSPSMRGEKLNTAVQSAQKLLYNLNEGNYVTLILFSNHPEIKYQGPAKGIITFDVGKGYTTRLHEAVSFTINLAKQSQVPTKIIMLTDGKPTDKRNVKDYEKLDIPPNTQIITIGIGNNYNERILKKLADRSSGKFYHIKDISELPNIFEGQRTTSTYAHNLNLIVPQGFMPFNYDLPITIPIVEKLIAVYGSFVIPAGKEPYTITFSADYIDPIDNQRKTVTKSVILQRGNPQFVESHADRDVILEIRYYRLLREYSEALEAGKDATKVLNELKRVAEETRRPELIEETKKLSNDSKSDLSEITRKMRQ
- a CDS encoding FHA domain-containing protein; this encodes MTWKCPVCGYENADDSLFCIKCGTKKPEQQAEQAPVPSVENQASGQQSVEQQSAAEQQLVQQSTTSEQQPVAEQQTPQQVVVEQPSEPKLEQPQPAATTVSKYYLLFINTPNPAFNKTKLPLDFDIFPSISIGRSPENVIVIPDPEVSRKHAIISFENNELYLEDLNSTNGTYIYDGKVFQPVKGKVRVQPNSIIKLGNNTVVRIVGE